CGGTCAGACCTCAATGACGGAGGTGCGTGGAAATGTATGATTACAGACGTGGCGGTAGCGTAGTAGGGGCATTTTTGCTCGGCGGGCTTTGCGGAGCCGTGCTAGGGGTACTTTTTGCTCCGCGACCCGGCAAAGAAAGCAGAGAGATGCTTACTGATGCCGCCGAGAAGTACCTGGACGAAGGCAAGAGGCTTTGCGAGACCGGTAAGGACAAAGTGGCCTCGGTGTATGAGACTGGCCGTGAGGTAGTCGAAGAAAGGTCCGACGAGATCAGGATCAAGATCGAGCAGGCGCGCGATCGTCTCCGTGAGCAGGTCGAGAGTGTTTCCGATACAGCGCGGGAGAAGATGGTCGAGGTTGTTCCTGCGGCCAAAGAGGCTGCTCACAAGGCCGCCGAGGCGGTTAAGTCAGGTGCCGATATCGCGGAGAAGAGGGCGCAGGAGACTCTTGACCTGGTCGCTGAGAAAGCGGCCGCTGATCGCGATAAGCCCAAGCCTTCCGCCGGAGCAGGAGGCCTTCCCTCTCTGTAGCGCATGAGTGCGACTTCGCGTGCAACCCACATGCTTTCGGCTCATGACATAATCGAACTCCCGGTCGTGGATGCTCGCGACCGAGATGCCGGGATGGTGGAGCACGTGTTGTTCCACCCCCAAGCTCCAACGGTCGTCGGTTTTCAGATACGACCGCCTAGGTTGGCGCACCTTATCGCCAGGAAACCACGGTTTGTTCCCCTTGGGCAGGTGCAGATCCTGGAGGGTAGGCTCAGGTACACTTCGGCGAAACCGGATACAAGGCTCCAGGCCGAGAAAAAGCAAGGGTTTACCTGGGACGACAGTGTGGTTTGGCGCATGATGCCTGTAGTGAGCGAATCCGGACAAGCACTGGGCCTGGTCAAGGATGTCTTGTTCTCGGCGAGTGAAGGCAAGGTTCAAGAGGTCTTTCTTACCGGAGGGCTCGCGGCAGATATAGCGGTAGGTACGCAGCGGTTGTCTGGAGAGATGGTTATCGGATTTGATCGCGGAAAAGAGGCGATTGTCGCTAGAGATGTGGCGTTGTCCGTAGAACTCTCTGGCGGGGTTGCCGCAAAGTCGGGCAGAGCCGCGGCTGTGGCCAAGGTGACTGCCGGAAAAGTCGCGAGAAAGGCGGCAAAGACCGCTGTTGACCTCACCGACAAGGCCTCTAAGCATGATCTCGTCAAAGAGACGGTCAAGCGGGGATCGTCAGGATGGAAGGCCTTCCGGGACGGGTTCTCGGAAGGCATGCGGGAGAAGGACTGAGGTGGCGTGGGACTCAATCGCAGGCTGAGACCTTTGTCGGCCGCCAACATATCCAAGCTGCCCGAGTTTTGTCAGGGATGCGTTTTTTGGGAGAGTGCCGAGCCGTTGGAGGTTTTATGCGGCTCATCGTGCGATCCGGAAGCGGCGCGCCGCTGGTATCTTGACGTTTCAAGTGAGTGGGGCGAGTGCGGACGTATAGCGCTAGAGGGAGACGAGGCTCTCGGCTTTATCAAGTATGCGCCTTTCAGGTTTTTGCCGCAGTCAGCGAATCTGCCCGGCGCCTCGCCGAAAGATGATGATGTGTTGCTGGCATGCATGCACATCCGTAGCGAAGCGCGAAATCTCGGCCTTGGCACGCTGCTACTTCGCGCGGCCTTGAAAGACATAGCCTCTCGCGGCGAGCGGGCAGTTTATGCGTACGCCACAACCGATACGAGGCATCTGGAGAAGCAACCGATGATAAGTGCCAATTTTTTGCTCCATAATGGCTTTACGATCATGCATCCGCACCCGCACTATCCGCTGTTGCGGTTGGAGCTAAAATCATTGGCGCTTCTTACCGAAAACTTCGAATCGGTGTTGAGCTCCTTGAGAATTCCGTTGCGGCAAAGGATGCGGATGCCATCTCCGTCAATTGAGAGCAGAGGAATACAAGAATGACAGGTGAAGGCGTTGTGACGCGCGTCAACAAGAAAAACTCGGCGCGTCGCGTAAGGGATGTGCTTGAGTCGCTCGGCTTGGCCGATGAGATAGTCACTTTCGAGCAATCGACCAAAACCGCGCAGATGGCCGCCGACGCAATCGGTTGCGAGCTTGGCCAGATAGTAAAGACGATAGTTTTCGTGGCCGACGCCTCGCCGGTTGTTGTACTTGTGGCTGGAGACCGCCGAGGGGATACCGACGCGATAGCTGCCGAACTCGGCGCCGAAAGGATCAAGATGGCCGACGCCGATACGGTACGCGCGGCGACAGGTTACGCTATCGGCGGCGTCTCGCCGTTCGATTTGCCGGAAGACTTGCAGGTTCTTGTCGACGATTCGCTTGCCAGGTTCGATCTGCTGTATCCCGCTGCGGGCACTCCGCAGTCGATAGTCTGTTTGACGAGAGACTTGCTCCTGCAGGTCGTAAAGGGTCGGATAGCGAGAGTCGCGAGTTGATTTGCCGATGAAGATCGTTCCTGTGGCGCGCCCTGATGATCAGCGGCCAGCCCCACTCGTCATCATAACCGCGGTTGTGCTGATTGGCGCTCTGGCGGCGATAGCGATGGCGCCCTTTTACCGCGCCTAGACCATTCGCGCTAACGCCGGAGGGGGCCCCGCAGTATCACGCTCGGAGTGATCACGACATCGACGCGCTGGTCGTGGGCAAGCTCCGGCACCTTCTCGGTGATCTGGAAGTCAAACGCCAACGCGATACGATGCGCCAATGGAGTGGCCGCGAGCAGCCGGTCATAGTATCCGCCGCCCATCCCGATTCTCGCGCCGCGCGCATCGAAGGCTGTGCCGGGAACGATGATCAGGTCGAGTGAGTCCGGATCCATCCGGAGAGCGTCGGCTTCTGGCTGGCGAAGGCCGAAAGGGCCGCTTTCGAGTGAAACGTCGGCCTCGCACATGTGAAGCGTGAGGAACGTTTTGTCCTGGACTCTCGGCAGGCAGATCACGGCCCCTTGCAAGCGCAATGCATCAAGCAGAGGCTTCGGATCGAACTCCTCCGGTAAAGCAGCATAGCCCAGCACGTGGGTGGCGTTTGCGACTTCCGGCAGGTCAAGCGCACGCTCGACTATTTGCTCGGCGAGAAGCTGACGCTCCTCGCTCGTCACCTTCGCCCTTGCGGCCCGCATAAGCTGCCGCAGGCGAGTTTTCTCGAGAGCGTCATCCACGGCCGGCGGCCTTCAGCCACTCTAGCGCCATTTCCGCCCAGCCGTCGCCTCTTTCCTTGCGCGTCACCGCGATGTTGTCGCGTTTAGCGGTCGCCTCTCGCACAGATGTGTCCCGCAGGCCGTTGGCCACAATCACGCCCAGGCCGAGCACATCCGCCATCTCAGCGTCTGTCACCGAATCTCCCACGGACATGGCGGTCATTGGGTCGAGTTCTCGGCGCGCCGAATCAAGCTCTATCGCCAGGGCCTTGGTGACGCCTGACGGAATTAGGTGGTAGGCGTGTACCTCCTCGACGTCAACCAGGGTCGTCGCGATCGGGTGGATAATGCCGTTGTCGACGATGTCGATAGGCAAGTCTATCTCCGCCAGCACCTCGGCGGCCTCGAACACATCTATCGACCCCCTGAGGACGTGCGTCGCCTCACGGTTCAGATGATAAGGAGCGTGGTTTTCTATCTTGCCTGGAAACGCCGAGAAGAGCGCCTCAAGCGCGCCCGCCCGCTCGATTGCCTGAAACGGAGTTTCGTCCTCGCGTAAATCGCCTTGCTCCCAGGAGCCCGTGCAGTAGACCGGCTCAGCGCCCCTGTCAGCAACGATGACGCATCCTAGCTCGGCGATAAACCCTCGCCAGCCGCACAGACGCGCTATCTCTGCGATCTGGATGCGATTGCGGCCGGAGCACACCACAACTTCGAGATTCGCGCTGTTGATGCGGACGATGGCTTCGGCGGCCGTAAGCGACGGGCGAGAGTCCGCGCCCACAAGCAGCGAACCACCTTTTCCGAGAAGAGTTCCATCCAGATCGGTGTAGAGCAATCTGATCTCGGGAAGCCTCTCTGAAAAGAGCGGGTGTTCGTCAAGGTGAAGGAAGTTTCGGGACATGGTTCCTCGGCTGTAAGCATTGGGAATATCTTTATCGTGCACCTATTATATCGAAGCGCTTCGATGATGCGTGATTCGCGCGGAAACGGTATAAACTATAGGGGTAGTTGCTGTGTTGCGTTGACGGGACCCGAGCGAGGAAATCATGACAGTCGCAGATTTTGACATGCCGTATCCGCAGTATCATTGCCCATCCTGTGGCAAGGATCTTCCTTTGGGCGAGGCGCGCATGACGGTAATGTGCGCGGAGCACTTCTTCGGTGACAAGCTGGATTTTGCGGTTCGCGAGGCACTCCCTGCGGATCGTGCCGCGATAGAGGAGATTTGCGATCGGGCGCTTGGCGAGGTCGAGGTAGATGCCTTCGGGCGGACTTACGATGTGACCCAGGGAGCCAATCTCATCGCCGAGGTGGATGGCAAGCTTGGTGGACTGCTTTCGATGGCGATCGATCGGGGAGAGCTAGTGATCGTGCTGCTGTCGGTTTATCCGGAGCACCAGGGCCGCTCCTTGGGCTCCGCGTTGCTGAACGCGGCTATTTCATTTGCGAGCGCGCGGAGTCTACCCATCGTTCGCGTGGCCGTTTCCAACGACGACATTCCCCTGCTCTACTTTTACCAGCGCAACGGTTTTACCATCTACGATATCGCTGTAGGACGTCTCATTGACGAGTCAGGCACCTCGGTTGCAGGGTTTTCGGGAATTCTTTCGCGCGACGAGATACATCTGCGTAGGCCGGTTTGCGATAAACGCTAGAGCTAAACAAAGTCTTTCCGCAAAGAAATGACACAAGGCCAAGGGGGCGTAATGGTGTTTAGGGACAGGGTCGAGGCCGGGAACCTTCTGGCAGAGTCACTCGTTGATGTGATGCCCGATCGGGATAACGCCGTGGTGCTCGGAATCCCTCGAGGAGGCGTTATCGTGGCTGCGGAGATAGCGCGAAAGCTGGGCCTGTTACTGGGGGTGGTCGTCACTAACAAGATTCCAGCTCCGGGCAATCCCGAGTACGCCATAGGCGCTGTCGGCCCGGACGGAGTGGTGACACTCAACCTCAACTCCGGGTTTACCATGGAAGAAGTCGAGAGACTCGCAACTCCTGTTCGCGCCAAAGTGCAGAACCGCCGAGACAAATACAGCATGAGCCGCGATGCCGAAATCGATCCTCAGGGCAAGGATATTGTGCTCGTAGACGATGGTATCGCCACGGGACTTACGGCGTTTGCAGCCATCGATTACCTAAAGCGAAAATGGGCAAGGAACATCGTTGTTGCGGTTCCGGTGATAGCGGCGGACGCGGCGCAAGTGATACGCACTAAGGGTTGCCGCCTCGTGACCCTTGCGGAACCGCCGGTTTTTTATTCGGTCAGCCAGTTTTATCAAAGCTTCGATCAGGTAAGCGATGACGAGGTGCAAAAAGTGCTGGCAGCGGGTTAACCAGCGCGCGGCCGGTGGAGCTTTCCCTGACGGACTGCTCCCCAGAAGTCAGACTCTGGTGCCCCCGACAGGAATCGAACCTATATCCCACGCTTAGGAGGCGCGTGCACTATCCATTGTGCTACGGGGGCATTCAAGCCGGCAATCGGCCGAGTTGACTTTGGAGATTTTACCATCGGAAGTGCAGATGCCAACGAATAAATATTCAATATGGCAATGCTTTGAGCTTATACGGTACCATAGCGGGCACATTTCCAGGTCATGAACAGTTCGCCAATGGGCAGGCGAATGGAGAAGGAGGCGGCGCGCATGTCTGGTATCGCAAACGAGATCATCGAAGAGATCAGTAGCAAGAATCCGGGCGAACCGGAGTTCATTCAGGCTGTGGCAGAGGTTGTGGATTCTTGCGCGATGGTTCTTGAGCGGCATCCCGAGTATCGCAAAACACGCATGATTGAGCGAATGGCAGAGCCGGAGAGAGTCATTATCTTCAGGGTTCCCTGGCAAGACGACAACGGCGAGTTTCAGGTCAACCGCGGATACCGGGTTCAGTTCAACAGTGCTATCGGTCCTTACAAGGGCGGCTTGCGCTTTCATCCTTCCGTCAACCTTTCAGTACTGAAGTTCCTCGGCTTTGAGCAGATCTTCAAGAACGCATTGACGACACTGCCGATGGGCGGTGGCAAGGGCGGCGCAAACTTTGACCCGAAGGGCAAAAGCGACGGCGAGGTCATGCGCTTTTGTCAGAGCTTTATGAGTGAGCTCGCTCGTCATATCGGGCCCGACACGGACGTGCCTGCTGGCGATATCGGGGTGGGCGGACGAGAGATCGGTTACATGTTCGGTCAGTACAAGCGCCTCCGCAACGAATTCACGGGTGTGCTCACCGGCAAGAAGCTTGGTTGGGGCGGCTCGCTGATTCGGCCTGAGGCGACAGGATACGGCTTGATCTACTTCACGGCGGAGATGCTCGCCACTCGCAACGACACCTTGGAGGGCAAGACCTGCCTTGTGTCCGGCAGCGGCAACGTCGCGCAGTACGCGATCGAAAAGATCCTCGACCTTGGAGGCAAAGCCGTGACCGTCTCGGACTCCGGCGGGTTCATCTACGATGAGACCGGTATTGATCGCGCGAAACTGGCGTTCATCACCGAACTCAAGGAGGTGCGTCGCGGGCGTATCAGTGAGTACGCCGAGAAGTATCCCGAGGCGACCTACACCCCGCTCGATTCGAGCCTGGACTACAATCCGCTTTGGAATGTGAAGGCCGACTGCGCATTCCCGTGCGCCACTCAAAACGAGATCAACGCCAAAGACGCTGCAAACCTGATCGCCAACGGCGTGTTTGTGGTGGCCGAGGGCGCGAACATGCCCTCCGATCCCGAAGCGGTAGCCAACTTTGTCGAGGCCGGTATCTTGTACGGCCCAGGCAAGGCCGCCAACGCTGGAGGAGTTGCCACCTCCGGGCTCGAGATGAGCCAGAACAGCGTCAGGGTCGCCTGGTCGCGCGAGGAGGTCGACAGCCGCCTCAAGGGCATCATGCAGAGCATCCACTCCTCTTGCGTGGCCGCTGCCAACGAGTACGGAACTCCCGGTAACTATGTCAATGGCGCGAACATAGCGGGCTTCCTGAAGGTAGCCGATGCGATGAATGACCAGGGTCTGGTCTGACGCGCGCCTGACGCATCAGACCAGAGTGTGATTTGAGGTTTAGGTAGCGGTCCTGTTATGGGGCCGCTACCTTTTTTCGATCTCGCGATACCACAGTCCATGGCGCTCCTCGGCGTACTTGCGATCCACCGTGCCGTCGAGCATCGCCGGTAGCAGATTGCGGTTCGCTTTTATCGCAAACGCCGCGAAGTGTCCCAGCACGCCAAGTACGATGAGCATCGCCGAGGCGTTGTGAAGTGTTGTGGCCACAAATATAAGCGTGGGATCCATATCGATTCCGGGCAGGTTTTTCACGACCTTCACCAGGCCGGTGATCGTGACCATGAGCAGGTTACCGCCGATAAACGCATAAGCGAGGCGCTGCTCGGCAAGATATTTGTGCGAGACGGGCTCCTTGCCCCTGCCGAGCATCGCAGCGATGATCTTCGCGGACTCTCGGAAGTCGCCTCGCCTGGGAAGAATGGTGAACCTGCGTGTGGCGATGGTGGAGACGAGGTGCAAGATGATGGCGAAGACAAGGGCCGTGCCCGCTAGATAGTGCATGGTGAGTGTCAGGTGGTAATCCGCGGTCCAGGCCATGTAGGGCAGAGCGGCCAAGCCGTACCTCGCGTACATCGGCATTTGACCGAAGCCGGAGAAGATCAGCGCGAAGGTTGAGAGCGCCACAAGCCAGTGAACCAGCCGATTTTCCATCGACTGCCGCATGATGCGGTCTGGTCGTGAGCGGATCTTCCTGCTTGAGCTCGAATCTGCGCGCGAGGTCATTTCGTGCCGCCTTTCCATGCCTTGGAAGCCGCCCACGCGGCTGCGGCCACGCCTGCGATCGGAGCGATGATGTAACCGGCCGCTATGCCGTTAGCCGTGTCGAGGAAGTTCTCCACCCCAGGCTTCATTCCGGGTACGGTTTTACGCATCGGCTCGGGAAGCTCTTCCTTGCGCTTAGAGATCGCTTCGTCGATGCGCTCGAAGGGCACAGGGGAAACATAGAAGGTGGAGGTGCCTCCGTTTTCCGTGATGCCGTAGGTGTATCCGCCGATCTCGGCGGCGCGCTCCTCGGCGAGCTTGCTCATCTCCGTTTTGGGACCTGATTGCAAGGCGCCCGTCGGACAAGCCGACACGCATGCCGGCGGTTGGCCCTCTTCGAGCAAGTCGGCGCAAAGGTCGCACTTGTACATCACGCCGCCACCCATGAGACCCGGCACCAATTTCATGTAAAGTCCGACCCCTGCCTGGCGCTGCGGAATGGACCAGGCACAGACATCGCGACACTTCGCGCCGCCCATACAGCCGTCTTCGTTGATGACCACTGCGCCGTTGGCCTGCTTTTCCTTCACGCTGAACGGGCACAAGTTGGCGCAGGGCGGATTGTCGCAATGCATACACCTGCGAGGTATGTGGAGCGCGTTCCCATCGACCTCTACGGTCTCGATGAATGACCAGTTGTAGGGTGTGAGCCGGTCGGTCAGATCACGCTTGTCCGACCAGTCTTCGTGAGTGCCGGTGGGCCAGTTATCGGGTATGTTGTCGACCGGCTCAGGGAAGCGAGCCGCGTTTTTGCTCCTGCACGCATCGGTGCATACGCCGCATCCGATGCACTTGCTGATATCGATGAAGGTACCGATCTGCTCGACATCAGCGCTGTCATACGCGAGCGCCTCTTTGGGTAGCGCCAGCGTTGTTGCGCCGGCCGCTCCAGCTGCGGCAAAGCGGGCCAGAAACTCCCGTCTGCTCATTTGATCATCCATTGTTGCCTGCTTCCTCGTACGCCCGCGCTTTGTGCGTAGCAGCGGTAAACCGTTATGGGAAGCATTCTAGAATACCCCTGGGGGTATGTCAATCAGGGATTACGAAATCCCTTCACCAGCGGTGGTGGCGACAAACTTGCCATGTTTCACGCCCTTTGTGCCGATAAGCTCGCTTGCGATTCGCCCGAGCTTCTGGACCTGGCCGCGCAGAACCACGACTTCAAGACAGTGGTGGGCATCCAGGTGCACGTGCAGCGAGGAGACGATCGCATCGTGGTGATTGTGCTGCTGCTCGGTGAGCTTGTCGGCAAGATCGGTCGAATGATGGTCGTAGACCAGCGTGACCGTGCCCACAGCCCAGCTCTCGTCATTGCGCCACTCCTCTTCCACTAGCGCGTTTCGGATAAGGTCGCGTATCGCCTCCGAGCGGTTGACGTAGCCCTTCTCGGCGATCAGCGCGTCGAAGCGGGCGAGCAGATGTTCATCGATGGAGGTTCCGAATCTGATGATTTGCGACAACGCTTTTACCTCCCCAAGATCGTTTAGTTTATGAGTCTACACAAGCATGTTACATCCTGCAGCATGTATGCGTGACCCCGAGGGCTCCTTTGAGTGATAATGTGAGCGCGAGATGACTCTTCATGTCGCCTGTCAATTGTGCCAACAAGCTGGAGGTCCCGACTGATGATTCCACGGTATTCGCGCCCCAAGATGGCCCGAATCTGGTCGCCTGAGAACAAGTTTGAGATTTGGCGGGAGATCGAGATTCTCGCCTGCGAGGCGCAGGTCGTTCTCGGCCAAATCGGTATTACCGCCGAGGAGGCCGCTCACATCCGGGCCACGGCGTCCTTCGACATTTCGCGTATCGACGAGATTGAGCGCGAGACCAACCACGATGTCATCGCGTTTCTCACCAACCTCGCCGAGAATATCGATGCCGCTGTTCCAGAGGGTCAACCGAAGCCTAGTCGATGGGTGCATTACGGCATGACCTCTTCGGATCTGGGCGATACGGCGTTGTGCTATCAGATGACGCAGGCTTTGGATGTTCTCATCGAAGATGTGCGCGCTATCGGCCGGATTTGCAAACGCCGGGCCGAAGAGACTCGCGACATGCTCTGCGTTGGCCGTACACACGGCATTCACGCCGAGCCGATGACCATGGGGATGAAGTTCGGGCGTTGGGCCTGGGCGATGAAGCGTTCCGAGGAGCGCCTGCTTCGCACCCGGGAGGCCGTTGCGTATGGGGCGATCTCCGGAGCGGTCGGCAGCTACAGCAACATCGATCCTTTCGTCGAGCGGTACGTCTGCGAGCACCTCGGCCTGAAGCCGGAGCCGCTGTCGACTCAGGTAGTGCCACGCGACAGGCACGCGCAGTATCTCGCAGTGATGGCTACAGTGGCTGCCGTAGTCGAGGATATCGCCACGGAGGTACGCGCCCTTCAGCGCACAGACACCCTTGAGGTCGAAGAGCCGTTTACGACAGGCCAGAAGGGCTCCTCGGCGATGCCGCATAAGCGCAACCCTATTACCGCCGAGAGAGTATGCGGCCTTGCGCGCGTCGTGAAGGCCAACGCCCAGGTCGGTTTTGACAACGTCGCGCTTTGGCACGAGCGTGATATCTCGCATTCGAGCGCGGAGCGAGTGGTGCTCGCTGATTCCGCGATCGCGCTGGATTACCTGCTCTCCAAGGTGGAGTGGATCCTCGATGGGCTCGTGCTGTATCCGGCGCGTATGTCGGCGAATCTCGAGGCGACTCGCGGGCTGATCTACTCCAGCCGGGTGCTGCTGAGGCTTGTCGACAGCGGGATGACGCGGGAAGAGGCCTACGCGGTGGTGCAGCGAAACGCGATGAGCGTGTGGGCGGACATCCAGGAAGCGCGCGGCGGCCTAAGTTTGCGGCAAAGGATCGAAGCGGATTTGCCGGGAGTTTTCACAGACGCCGAGATGGACGAGATCTTCGATCCGCACGCTTTCCTTTCACGCACCGGCGAGCTGTTCGACCGGCTGGAAAGTTGTGAGTTTTAGAAGACCCTCTATCTCGGGAGAACAGGAGGTTTGTCGAGTGGAACCTGTCAAGATCGTTCCTTGCCTGGACATGAAGGACGGCCGTGTGGTGAAAGGGGTTCACTTCGTCGATTTGCGTGACGCCGGCGATCCGGTTGAAAACGCCGCGCACTACCGCGAAGCGGGCGCCGACGAGGTTGCCATGCTGGATATCGCCGCTACTGTCGAAGGCCGCAAGACACGTTTGGCGTGGGCGCGCGAGGTGGCGCAGGCGTTAGGCGACACTCCCCTGATCGTTGGCGGAGGCATTAATGAGCTCGCCGACATGGAGGCGCTTTTCTCGGCGGGCGTGTCCAGGATTTCGATGAACAGCGCCGCAGTCGCACGGCCTGAGCTTATCAGTGAAGCGGCGGCGGAATTCGGTAGCGCCCGGGTGATAGTTGCGATCGACGGAAAGCGGAACTCGGCGATGCCTTCGGGCTTCGAGGTCGTGGTCAGTGGAGGTCAGAGGCCGACCGGCATCGATTGCGTGCAATGGGCGCGCCGATGTGAGGAGTTAGGCGCTGGCGAGATCCTTCCCACAAGCATGGACGGTGATGGCACTCTGGCAGGCTATGACATCCCCTTTACGCGCGCGATGGCCGAAGCGGTGTCCTCGCCCGTGATCGCCTCGGGCGGCGCAGGCACACTCGAGCACTTCTATGAGGGAGTGACTCAGGGCAAGGCGAGCGCGCTTTTGGCGGCCTCGGTCTTTCATTTCAGGACCTTTTCCGTTGGAGAGGTCAAAGAGTACCTGGCCGAGCGGGGCATTCCGATAATCGCTACCGCAAGGCGGTAGTCGCCATCACAAGGCTGTGATCGTTATATCCACGTTCGTATCGGTGGCCGCCTTGCGAAGTTTCTCTGTCCAGGCGCCTTCCTCCAGATCACACGGTACCTCCACCGTAGCTATCATGCTGAAAAGCGGCATGCCGCTTACAGCGGCCGGAGACACAAAGGTATCCATAGTCTCTATGTTTATCCCAAAGTGGGCGAGATTAGCTGCGATCTCATGAACGATGCCTTCGTGGTCCGCGCCTTGCACGATGACCTGGTACGGGACCCTCAGCCCGGAAGCCGAATCCTGAAGCGGCTCGGTTGTCGTCGCGGTCACCTGGTAGCCCGTTTTGGCGAGGCGCTCCACGATTGAAGCCAGTGCGTCGACAGTTCTTTCGGGAACGCTGACCAACATCAGCATCGCGAACTCGCCACCCAGGCGCGTCATCTTTGAGGTTTCGATGTTTGCGCCCAGCTCCAATAGAGCGGCTGTGGTCTCTTCGACTACACCAACACGCTCCTTGCCAGTTAACGTCAACACAAAGCTCTTATGCACTACGATACCCCCTGTTTGTGACAACGCCCATTATCGCACAAAAGCTCGCGGCGAGACGCTCGGCCTTATCGCTGCCCGGTGTTTTTGTTAGACTAGGCACCTGACGCCTTGCGGCCAAAGCAGGTGTCCAGTCCTGCCCCGACTATGAAAGTGAGGATTCACATGAGCATTAAGGGTACCCGTACCGAGCAAAACCTGCTGAAAGCTTTCGCAGGAGAGTCACAGGCCCGTAACCGCTACACCTACTACGCCTCGATCGCCAAAAATGAGGGCTTCGAGCAGATCGCTACCTTGTTCACCGAGACTGCCGAGAACGAAAAAGAGCATGCGAAGGTCTTCTACAAGTTCCTCGAAGGCGGGGAAGTCGAGATAACCGCTGGATACCCGGCGGGAACACTTGGGACGACCGCCGATAACCTGTTGCACGCGGCAGAAGGCGAGCTTATGGAGTGGGGCACCCTGTACCCGGATTTCGCTGATATCGCGGAAGCTGAGGGGTTCCCCAAGGTCGCAGAGGCATTTCGCGAGATCGCCAAGGTAGAGGCGTTTCACGAGGCACGCTATCGTAAACTGCTCGAAAACGTGACCGAAAACAGGGTGTTCGATAGGCCGTCTGCCTCGAAGTGGCACTGCAGAAACTGTGGCTACGTTTTCGAGGGAGAATCCGCTCCCGATATATGTCCGGCCTGCGTGCATCCCCGGAAGTACTACGAGCTGTTGGCGGAAAACTACTGATTGATAGGGCGCGATCGATCTGAGCTGTGGGATGTGGCCGTTGTTCAAGCACCGTCTTTGCTGGCATAACTCTCGCTTGTGTGTGACTGAGGCCCCAGATGATGGGAGCCGGTTAGGAGTCGGTGATGAACGCTAGTCGGCGCATTTTGGTCGTTGAAGACGAGAAGGTCATCCGTGATGCGGTAACCGCCTACCTCGAAAAGGAGGGCCATTGGGTCACGGCCGTCGCTGACGGAGAGGAAGCTATTGCAACCTTTTTGAAGCGTGGCTTTGACCTGGTGGTTCTTGATCTGATGTTGCCAAAGATCAGCGGCGAGGATGTATGTCGCGCGATCAGGGACGTCTCTGACGCCCCCATCATCATGTTGACCGCTAAAGGCGAGGAAGAGGATCGCATCACGGGGCTTGCGATCGGCGCCGATGACTATCTCGTCAAGCCGTTTTCCCCTCGCGAGCTTGTTGCCAGAGTGCGGGCGCTTTTGCGCAGGGCGCATGTGACAGACGAGCCACAGCGCGATCGACTGGTATTCGGACACTTGGAGATCGACGTGGCGGGACACAAGGCGTTTCTCTCGGGAGAAGAGATCGATCTGACCGCCACCGAGTTCAAGCTGCTGTTGACGCTATCCAGATATCCGGGCAGGGTCTATGCGCGCCTGGAGCTGGTGGAGAAGGTGCTCGGCTGGAACTTCGACAGATACGAGCGCGTAATTGACAGTCACGTCAAGAACCTGCGAGCCAAGCTGAAGGACGACCCGAGGTCTCCGACCTTTATCTACACGGTTCACGGTGTGGGCTATC
The Actinomycetota bacterium DNA segment above includes these coding regions:
- a CDS encoding YtxH domain-containing protein, with the protein product MYDYRRGGSVVGAFLLGGLCGAVLGVLFAPRPGKESREMLTDAAEKYLDEGKRLCETGKDKVASVYETGREVVEERSDEIRIKIEQARDRLREQVESVSDTAREKMVEVVPAAKEAAHKAAEAVKSGADIAEKRAQETLDLVAEKAAADRDKPKPSAGAGGLPSL
- a CDS encoding PRC-barrel domain-containing protein, producing the protein MLSAHDIIELPVVDARDRDAGMVEHVLFHPQAPTVVGFQIRPPRLAHLIARKPRFVPLGQVQILEGRLRYTSAKPDTRLQAEKKQGFTWDDSVVWRMMPVVSESGQALGLVKDVLFSASEGKVQEVFLTGGLAADIAVGTQRLSGEMVIGFDRGKEAIVARDVALSVELSGGVAAKSGRAAAVAKVTAGKVARKAAKTAVDLTDKASKHDLVKETVKRGSSGWKAFRDGFSEGMREKD
- a CDS encoding GNAT family N-acetyltransferase, which translates into the protein MGLNRRLRPLSAANISKLPEFCQGCVFWESAEPLEVLCGSSCDPEAARRWYLDVSSEWGECGRIALEGDEALGFIKYAPFRFLPQSANLPGASPKDDDVLLACMHIRSEARNLGLGTLLLRAALKDIASRGERAVYAYATTDTRHLEKQPMISANFLLHNGFTIMHPHPHYPLLRLELKSLALLTENFESVLSSLRIPLRQRMRMPSPSIESRGIQE
- a CDS encoding YbaK/EbsC family protein codes for the protein MTGEGVVTRVNKKNSARRVRDVLESLGLADEIVTFEQSTKTAQMAADAIGCELGQIVKTIVFVADASPVVVLVAGDRRGDTDAIAAELGAERIKMADADTVRAATGYAIGGVSPFDLPEDLQVLVDDSLARFDLLYPAAGTPQSIVCLTRDLLLQVVKGRIARVAS
- a CDS encoding 5-formyltetrahydrofolate cyclo-ligase — its product is MDDALEKTRLRQLMRAARAKVTSEERQLLAEQIVERALDLPEVANATHVLGYAALPEEFDPKPLLDALRLQGAVICLPRVQDKTFLTLHMCEADVSLESGPFGLRQPEADALRMDPDSLDLIIVPGTAFDARGARIGMGGGYYDRLLAATPLAHRIALAFDFQITEKVPELAHDQRVDVVITPSVILRGPLRR
- a CDS encoding HAD hydrolase family protein, giving the protein MHDKDIPNAYSRGTMSRNFLHLDEHPLFSERLPEIRLLYTDLDGTLLGKGGSLLVGADSRPSLTAAEAIVRINSANLEVVVCSGRNRIQIAEIARLCGWRGFIAELGCVIVADRGAEPVYCTGSWEQGDLREDETPFQAIERAGALEALFSAFPGKIENHAPYHLNREATHVLRGSIDVFEAAEVLAEIDLPIDIVDNGIIHPIATTLVDVEEVHAYHLIPSGVTKALAIELDSARRELDPMTAMSVGDSVTDAEMADVLGLGVIVANGLRDTSVREATAKRDNIAVTRKERGDGWAEMALEWLKAAGRG
- a CDS encoding GNAT family N-acetyltransferase, coding for MTVADFDMPYPQYHCPSCGKDLPLGEARMTVMCAEHFFGDKLDFAVREALPADRAAIEEICDRALGEVEVDAFGRTYDVTQGANLIAEVDGKLGGLLSMAIDRGELVIVLLSVYPEHQGRSLGSALLNAAISFASARSLPIVRVAVSNDDIPLLYFYQRNGFTIYDIAVGRLIDESGTSVAGFSGILSRDEIHLRRPVCDKR
- a CDS encoding phosphoribosyltransferase — its product is MVFRDRVEAGNLLAESLVDVMPDRDNAVVLGIPRGGVIVAAEIARKLGLLLGVVVTNKIPAPGNPEYAIGAVGPDGVVTLNLNSGFTMEEVERLATPVRAKVQNRRDKYSMSRDAEIDPQGKDIVLVDDGIATGLTAFAAIDYLKRKWARNIVVAVPVIAADAAQVIRTKGCRLVTLAEPPVFYSVSQFYQSFDQVSDDEVQKVLAAG